The genomic region CTGCATTGTATGGCGGGATTTCTTCACCTGCGTTGTATGGCGGGATTTCTTCACCTGCATTGTATGGCGGGATTTCTTCACCTGCATTGTATGGCGGGATTTCTTCACCTGCGTTGTATGGCGGGATTTCTTCACCTGCATTGTATGGCGGGATTTCTTCACCTGCATTGTATGGCGGGATTTCTTCACCTGCGTTGTATGGCGGGATTTCTTCACCTGCGTTGTATGGCGGCATTATTTCACCTGCGTTGTATGGCGGCATTATTTCACCTGCGTTGTATGGCGGCATTATTTCACCTGCGTTGTATGGCGGCATTATTTCACCTGCGTTGTATGGCGGCATTATTTCACCTGcgttgtatggcggtattatttcacCTGCGTTGTATGGCGGGATTTCTTCACCTGCGTTGTATGGCGGGATTTCTTCACCTGCGTTGTATGGCGGGATTTCTTCACCTGCGTTGTATGGCGGGATTTCTTCACCTGCGTTGTATGGCGGGATTTCTTCACCTGCGTTGTATGGCGGGATTTCTTCACCTGCGTTGTATGGCGGGATTTCTTCACCTGCGTTGTATGGCGGGATTTCTTCACCTGCGTTGTATGGCGGGATTTCTTCACCTGCGTTGTATGGCGGGATTTCTTCACCTGCGTTGTATGGCGGGATTTCTTCACCTGCGTTGTATGGCGGGATTTCTTCACCTGCGTTGTATGGCGGGATTTCTTCACCTGCGTTGTATGGCGGCATTATTTCACCTGCGTTGTATGGCGGCATTATTTCACCTGCGTTGTATGGCGGCATTATTTCACTTGCGGTGTATGGCAGGATTTCTTCACCTGCGTTGTATGGCGGGATTTCTTCACCTGCGTTGTATGGCGGGATTTCTTCACCTGcgttgtatggtggtattatttcacATGCGTTGTATGGCGGGATTTCTTCACctgcattgtatggcggtattatttgagctgtttgtttattttcccCATTTGCTTCATATAATTAGGGTTAGAACTGACAGTCACCTGGGCAGAGTGGTATCTGCGGAAAGCTGAGTGGCCCCTATGGGCACCATTGCCCCAATAATTAGTAACTGATGACCGGAGATTTCTTCTTCTCTTATATATCTCATATTCTGTAATTGCAGGAAATCCTGCGGCCTCTGTCAGTGCCCCTGGGAGGACCACGCGCTGCCCACAGAGGTGGAGGAGGACCACCGGATCGGGCAGCTGCTGGCTGACACCCGCTATTCAGGACTGACGGCCCGTGTGAAAGGCGGTGAAGGGGCCCGGGTCTACAAGAGGAACCGTATGATCATCACCAACCCCATTACCTCCCGGAAAGATCCCACCTTCCTCACTGTCACCTATGAGTGGGCACCCACTGGACTCAACCAAAAACTGGTACAAGTCACTATTGTCAGGGATTCTAcacagtgatacaatgttactcaatgccttaaagggatatttcagcCATTAAAATGTTTTGGGTGAATGTTAGATCTGCGGGGTCCTGCCATTGGGACCCTCACCCATTCACTATCCTATGGACATGAGGGTTCATTTAATTTATTGTCCATTCTTATCAAGGAATTTGTAATATTTGGACAGAGGAGACCGCTCAGACCTCAAAAATTATTACCCTTAATCCACCCCTTTATGTTCCTAGTATTGCAGGGCTGgcgttagggggcggcaaactgggcatttgcccaggaccCCCTATCCCAAAGGTGCCCCctgctaaagggagcctcttaccgaatgtgactgttcataaaatagttttattttggggcccctcttttagttttgcccaggggccCCACTTTTTCTAAAACTGTCCCTGCCCTCATGTACCCCACAATACCTACCTGCCAAGTGTCTCAAATGTGGGGAGAGACTTTTATGGTGTGGACCTTCCCAGCCCAAAGAGACTtgctgctgtgagaggggggagagagctgCATGTGAAACTGTCCCCCATGTAGGATTCTGGAGGAATCCTCCTCAGTATTTCACAGCCTGTAGTTTAATTCTAAATCTTCACAAATATCAACTAAACCGAAGTATATTTAAGGCaggaaggaggagggagagagggagaagcAGCTGCAGTTACTGTCCACGCAGGGTATGTGACtggatgctgtgagaggggggagagagctgCAGCATGAGCTCTCCCCATAGCTTATATAATGCCGCTCTTCTCCCTCCAGGCCATGCGATATATGGAGCTAATCCCTAAGAAGCTGCAGCCCGTAGCCGGCACAGAAGGGGCGCAGTATCGACGCCTGCAGCTAGTGAAGCAGTTACCGGCctatgactacaacccccagcattgcAAAGGACTGAGGACTGAGGGGGAGAAGGCTGCAATGGAGGCCTTTGTGAAGCAGTACAAGGAGGACGTGATGGGGGTGGCCGAGGTGGCCTTACCATGTAGCACCAAGCAAGACCAGAACAGCACAGCGGAGGAGGACGGCAAGAAGGACTATGTGAGTGCagaatcacccagctttcccacaaccCTGAATGTAAAGTAATGATATAATCTGTAGAACCATCTGCAAGTCTCTATAGGAAGGAAGAAATAATCATCACCCGACTACAGAAACAGAACAAGTGACATTATCTCTTCTTCCCTCTTCTAGTTATGTGAGATTTGCCAGAGCCTTCTACCCCCTGATGCCCCAGCCGTGTATGCCGACCGAGCCGGGTACAAGAAACAATGGCACCCGGCCTGCTTCATGTGCTGCCAGTGCAGAGAGCCCCTGGTCAACCTCATCTACTTCTGGAAAGACAATCGCCTCtggtgtgggagacattactgtgacagcGAGAGGCCGCGGTGTACCGGGTGCGATGAGGTGAGGAGGGATAACAACCATATATTATAGTGTAATACTGCCcatcatgtacaagaatataactactataacactgccccctatgtacaagaatataactactataatactgccccctatgtacaggaatataactactataatactgcccctatgtacaggaatataactactataatactgccccctatgtacaagaatataactactataatactgccccctatgtacaagaatataactactataatactgccccctatgtacaagaatataactactataatactgccccctatgtacaagaatataactactataatactgccccctatgtacaggaatataactactataatactgccccctatgtacaagaatataactactataatactgccctctatgtacaggaatataactgctataatactgccccctatgtacaggaatataactactataatactgccccctatgtacaggaatataactactataatactgccccctatgtacaggaatataa from Engystomops pustulosus chromosome 10, aEngPut4.maternal, whole genome shotgun sequence harbors:
- the LMCD1 gene encoding LIM and cysteine-rich domains protein 1 isoform X3, with protein sequence MLLYKIANMPMGQPGAERGPPCARCHGACTGFLPHSWRKSCGLCQCPWEDHALPTEVEEDHRIGQLLADTRYSGLTARVKGGEGARVYKRNRMIITNPITSRKDPTFLTVTYEWAPTGLNQKLAMRYMELIPKKLQPVAGTEGAQYRRLQLVKQLPAYDYNPQHCKGLRTEGEKAAMEAFVKQYKEDVMGVAEVALPCSTKQDQNSTAEEDGKKDYLCEICQSLLPPDAPAVYADRAGYKKQWHPACFMCCQCREPLVNLIYFWKDNRLWCGRHYCDSERPRCTGCDEMIFSEHFPQYDGKSWHAEHFSCVRCEKSLMDEPFFLDSLLLCGPCSSPGAAH
- the LMCD1 gene encoding LIM and cysteine-rich domains protein 1 isoform X2, whose amino-acid sequence is MKRSRVLVLGQCRAGPGESVIPGRRAADVTLSGCSWLAQMGATRRSPIGCEADPGAGIGCRSCIRSFCSELKLHESVGRRCRGLTTLTTQDMELRTGTQMPMGQPGAERGPPCARCHGACTGFLPHSWRKSCGLCQCPWEDHALPTEVEEDHRIGQLLADTRYSGLTARVKGGEGARVYKRNRMIITNPITSRKDPTFLTVTYEWAPTGLNQKLAMRYMELIPKKLQPVAGTEGAQYRRLQLVKQLPAYDYNPQHCKGLRTEGEKAAMEAFVKQYKEDVMGVAEVALPCSTKQDQNSTAEEDGKKDYLCEICQSLLPPDAPAVYADRAGYKKQWHPACFMCCQCREPLVNLIYFWKDNRLWCGRHYCDSERPRCTGCDEMIFSEHFPQYDGKSWHAEHFSCVRCEKSLMDEPFFLDSLLLCGPCSSPGAAH
- the LMCD1 gene encoding LIM and cysteine-rich domains protein 1 isoform X4 — encoded protein: MPMGQPGAERGPPCARCHGACTGFLPHSWRKSCGLCQCPWEDHALPTEVEEDHRIGQLLADTRYSGLTARVKGGEGARVYKRNRMIITNPITSRKDPTFLTVTYEWAPTGLNQKLAMRYMELIPKKLQPVAGTEGAQYRRLQLVKQLPAYDYNPQHCKGLRTEGEKAAMEAFVKQYKEDVMGVAEVALPCSTKQDQNSTAEEDGKKDYLCEICQSLLPPDAPAVYADRAGYKKQWHPACFMCCQCREPLVNLIYFWKDNRLWCGRHYCDSERPRCTGCDEMIFSEHFPQYDGKSWHAEHFSCVRCEKSLMDEPFFLDSLLLCGPCSSPGAAH
- the LMCD1 gene encoding LIM and cysteine-rich domains protein 1 isoform X1; translated protein: MAAPSPGARTSPRWLRRRCNRRRGKSWTKAPLYRIPIYRERVPEPQHLVPPSPPTPLHLEHEVLVLGQCRAGPGESVIPGRRAADVTLSGCSWLAQMGATRRSPIGCEADPGAGIGCRSCIRSFCSELKLHESVGRRCRGLTTLTTQDMELRTGTQMPMGQPGAERGPPCARCHGACTGFLPHSWRKSCGLCQCPWEDHALPTEVEEDHRIGQLLADTRYSGLTARVKGGEGARVYKRNRMIITNPITSRKDPTFLTVTYEWAPTGLNQKLAMRYMELIPKKLQPVAGTEGAQYRRLQLVKQLPAYDYNPQHCKGLRTEGEKAAMEAFVKQYKEDVMGVAEVALPCSTKQDQNSTAEEDGKKDYLCEICQSLLPPDAPAVYADRAGYKKQWHPACFMCCQCREPLVNLIYFWKDNRLWCGRHYCDSERPRCTGCDEMIFSEHFPQYDGKSWHAEHFSCVRCEKSLMDEPFFLDSLLLCGPCSSPGAAH